From a region of the Mycobacteroides saopaulense genome:
- a CDS encoding acyl carrier protein, whose amino-acid sequence MPETTRDRILAAVCEVLYIAESELFDGDATDLRELGLDSVRFVLLMKKLGVTRGSDLQKRLVSNLSIAGWAQVLEQEQPEGVT is encoded by the coding sequence ATGCCTGAAACCACAAGAGACCGGATCCTGGCGGCGGTGTGTGAGGTGCTCTACATCGCGGAATCGGAGCTCTTCGACGGCGACGCCACCGATCTCCGGGAGCTTGGTCTGGACTCGGTGCGGTTCGTGCTGCTGATGAAGAAGCTCGGTGTAACCCGTGGCTCGGACCTGCAGAAGCGTTTGGTTTCCAACCTTTCCATCGCCGGATGGGCGCAGGTCCTAGAGCAGGAGCAGCCGGAGGGCGTCACATGA
- a CDS encoding heavy-metal-associated domain-containing protein: MSEQIFAISGMHCNSCVMGVTEALTALDPVREVSVDLDPKGASTVRVLTDSVLSVEEVHDTLVRAGGDFAVAAG, encoded by the coding sequence ATGTCCGAGCAGATCTTCGCCATCAGCGGGATGCACTGTAACTCATGCGTCATGGGGGTGACCGAGGCGCTGACGGCGCTCGACCCGGTGCGCGAGGTGTCGGTGGACCTGGACCCCAAGGGTGCTTCCACGGTACGCGTCCTGACCGACAGCGTGCTATCGGTCGAAGAGGTTCACGACACACTCGTGCGGGCCGGAGGGGATTTCGCGGTCGCCGCCGGATAG
- a CDS encoding class I SAM-dependent methyltransferase — MPVIDVRHLDGVSETALLTLHQRATEAARSDGIIDDPMAIALHAAVDYDFEHFGRTHQATALRALIFDKATRDYLAEKPRATVVALAEGLQTSFWRLDNGELTWLSVDLEPIVRLRQQLLPASDRLRHCAQSALDYSWMDRVDDTAGVLITAEGLFQYLERDVVFDLISVCAKHFPGGRLVFDSVPKFLSTHSQRGMRLSEQYTVPPMPFWFTANQYNELRAIPGIRSVRELRMPAGRGKILSWAGPLLYALPGLDRWRAPHTVIEFG, encoded by the coding sequence ATGCCAGTCATCGATGTTCGCCACCTCGACGGCGTGTCCGAGACCGCACTGCTCACCTTGCACCAACGGGCGACCGAGGCAGCCCGGTCCGACGGCATCATCGACGATCCGATGGCCATCGCGCTACACGCCGCCGTCGACTACGACTTTGAACATTTCGGCCGCACACATCAAGCTACGGCCTTACGCGCCTTGATCTTCGACAAGGCCACCCGCGATTACCTGGCCGAAAAACCGCGGGCCACCGTGGTAGCCCTGGCCGAGGGACTGCAGACCAGCTTCTGGCGCCTCGACAACGGTGAGCTCACCTGGCTGTCAGTAGATCTCGAGCCCATCGTGCGGCTGCGCCAACAGCTGCTACCGGCATCGGACCGGTTGCGCCATTGCGCCCAATCCGCACTGGACTACTCGTGGATGGATCGAGTCGATGACACCGCCGGCGTGTTGATCACCGCCGAGGGACTGTTCCAATACCTGGAACGCGACGTGGTGTTTGATCTGATCAGCGTGTGCGCCAAGCATTTTCCGGGTGGCCGACTGGTATTCGACTCCGTACCCAAGTTCCTGAGCACACACTCACAGCGCGGCATGCGACTCAGCGAGCAATACACCGTGCCACCAATGCCCTTCTGGTTCACCGCAAACCAATACAACGAGTTGCGCGCCATTCCCGGCATCCGCAGCGTACGTGAGCTACGGATGCCGGCAGGGCGCGGCAAGATACTGAGTTGGGCGGGACCGCTGCTGTACGCTCTGCCCGGTCTCGACCGGTGGCGTGCACCTCATACCGTTATCGAGTTCGGCTGA
- the scoE gene encoding (3R)-3-[(carboxymethyl)amino]fatty acid oxygenase/decarboxylase, translating to MTLNVKGEGLGAQVTGIDPGNLDGITTEELRELVYRHKLVVLKGVHPSPEQFIQLGRLIGEIVPYYEPVYHHQDHPEIFVSSTEEGQGVPRTGAFWHVDYMFMPKPFAFSMVLPLAVPGHDRGTYFIDLNKVWESLPTKTKEEVLGTFSTHTPRRYIKIRPSDVYRPIGEILAEIERTTPPQKWPTVIKHPKTGEEILYICEAGTETIEDGSGTLQDGELLRKLLEASGQLDTDYASPFIHAQHYEVGDIVLWDNRSLVHRAKHGTVSGTLTTYRLTMLDGLETPGFAA from the coding sequence ATGACGCTCAACGTGAAGGGCGAGGGACTGGGGGCGCAGGTCACGGGGATCGACCCGGGGAACCTGGACGGCATCACCACCGAAGAGCTCCGCGAACTCGTCTACCGGCACAAGCTCGTCGTCCTCAAGGGCGTGCATCCCTCGCCCGAGCAATTCATCCAGCTCGGACGCTTGATCGGTGAGATCGTGCCCTATTACGAGCCCGTGTATCACCACCAGGATCACCCGGAGATCTTCGTGTCGTCCACCGAAGAGGGGCAGGGAGTTCCGCGGACCGGAGCGTTCTGGCATGTCGACTACATGTTCATGCCGAAACCCTTCGCGTTCTCCATGGTGTTGCCGCTCGCGGTGCCAGGCCACGACCGCGGCACCTACTTCATCGATCTCAACAAAGTGTGGGAATCATTGCCCACCAAGACAAAGGAGGAAGTGCTGGGCACGTTCAGCACGCATACTCCACGCCGCTACATCAAGATCCGCCCGAGCGATGTGTATCGGCCGATCGGCGAGATCCTGGCCGAGATCGAACGAACCACACCTCCGCAGAAGTGGCCCACGGTGATCAAGCACCCGAAGACGGGCGAAGAGATTCTCTACATCTGTGAGGCGGGCACCGAGACCATCGAGGACGGGTCCGGCACGCTTCAGGATGGGGAGCTGCTGCGCAAGCTGCTCGAAGCATCGGGGCAGCTCGACACCGACTATGCCTCGCCGTTCATCCACGCCCAGCATTACGAGGTGGGCGACATTGTTTTGTGGGACAACCGCTCTCTGGTGCACCGCGCGAAACACGGAACGGTATCGGGCACCCTGACGACATACCGCCTGACGATGTTGGACGGTCTCGAGACACCGGGATTCGCGGCATGA
- a CDS encoding WXG100 family type VII secretion target, whose amino-acid sequence MSQITFNYPAMLAHAGEMNTFSGVLTALGADLAAQQASLQAAWHGDTSMSQAAWQAQWNTAMEELVRAYRAMGSTHETNTLSMNARDMAEGAKWGA is encoded by the coding sequence ATGTCGCAGATCACTTTCAATTATCCCGCGATGCTGGCCCATGCCGGTGAGATGAACACCTTCTCCGGTGTGCTGACCGCTCTGGGCGCCGACCTGGCGGCTCAGCAGGCTTCTCTGCAGGCTGCCTGGCATGGTGATACCTCGATGAGTCAGGCCGCTTGGCAGGCTCAGTGGAACACCGCGATGGAAGAACTCGTGCGCGCTTACCGCGCCATGGGCAGCACTCACGAGACCAACACCCTCTCGATGAACGCCCGCGACATGGCCGAAGGAGCCAAGTGGGGCGCATAA
- a CDS encoding AMP-binding protein yields the protein MTAATQPRVDRVPMSCSQQNMYNGAVQADDPGLYLIGKSLRFHPIDVPTFLSALEMAIAANPVQLCVIESADEDSHYPELVLRLQFSDIVSVEQDSDELTTRTADALVELWSTDLAAKPLVRYTVRTGVDGSVVGLDIQAHHLLLDGGAIGVIETDLGRYLAQPGRSETPCTSDGLARVSAAHSREAAKAKESRQRFGAAIQRELADASEHAGHGQNSGAVPAGAAKGALLESVTLSGKAFDSLDALSEAKQVPLNILAAAAAVAVDASLRQSTATLLIHAVDNRFAEPDLDVATCLVNSIAHPVRFPAFASVGDVVRALDRDYVKASRRRWLREEQYRRMYLAINRTLHVEALTFNFIRETCAPALRPFLSATPSVTDIGPVEGMTVSCLVDEDRRTLTLSIWHRADLPRGSTHPWVAERIAAALASMEAMWHRPIAMTVNEWFGIGVDGARCRGDEDAPPPCAVAPAWFLDADGAVEQFLRSRPLVKPWIARLIAAGAEPGSIVVCADDDTDRTVDLLIASHLAGCGYSVCDSMEEIGARADSIAEHGAGTAVYVIDSTALVAADLDGALLRLVDERIDRVARDGDLAARTAYIVATSGSTGQPKLVPVSHGALALFARAAGRAYGWGTRDSILQCAPLTSDISVEEIFGAAVCGSQLLRSTAMKSGDLRALTRDIRVLKPTLIDLPTAVWHLLCEDAEALGDIGASELRQVVVGGEAIRPGAVDTWVRSIGCENISLVSTYGPTEATVVVTHLPVVGEQPGAGDRLRRVGQPVLPNTVFIAFGEIVIVGDIVSQGYLGARSENFGVVRAASSAPRRAFATADRVVFDEDGFPTFAGRRDAIVKISGKRVDTAAIIRRIAEDPAIVDVDAALHDGALAVWFQARSGRGGKDVAARVRRLLVGFGVSSFLVVDVPSIPRKPNGKVDGAGLRAMPQFMDALPDAADTEELATGLARLWSRHLGRHIGAGASLLAEGIGSLDLIRILPDTRRYLGRQLSVLDLISADSASYLVAAGAAVDELAAVNTATDIGADLERMTKTCHVPTSRASDSQRATDGPVVVLGASGIVGTGFARAALEATVDDVILVTRSQTPGHGPWPMLADVGGVSVRCVGPGFRADAVEALIRETGARTLVNCVGNTNMLAPYRDIRDANVEWVSAAAQACATHGTRLIHMSTFVVNADATAACVTDPREAVYPYAASKALAELILAASPNALDFTLVRLPRVLGEVGQLDESADVLVSVVDACIALRAFPSVALTEEVTTAFAAARSILRMEGQGALLGRGVTVVRGTPVAYAELLGGFGLDELELREWKYLLDSSDWAKRNPRRWSVIDAWAGLGMRLGARTYVDYLAGYRTISLGAVPVTEISAVPGPIPDLLMQGCSR from the coding sequence ATGACGGCGGCCACGCAACCGCGAGTGGACCGTGTGCCGATGAGCTGCTCGCAGCAGAACATGTACAACGGTGCGGTGCAGGCCGATGACCCCGGGCTGTACCTGATCGGGAAGAGCCTGCGGTTTCACCCCATCGACGTGCCGACCTTCCTGTCCGCGCTGGAAATGGCGATCGCTGCCAATCCGGTGCAGCTGTGTGTAATCGAATCGGCCGACGAAGATTCGCACTATCCAGAACTGGTGCTGCGGTTGCAGTTCAGTGACATTGTGTCGGTTGAGCAGGACAGCGACGAGCTCACCACACGGACCGCCGATGCGCTCGTGGAGCTGTGGTCCACCGACCTTGCCGCCAAGCCGCTCGTGCGCTACACCGTGCGCACCGGCGTGGATGGCTCGGTGGTGGGCCTCGATATCCAGGCGCACCATCTCCTGCTGGATGGCGGCGCCATCGGGGTGATCGAGACTGACCTCGGACGATACCTGGCGCAGCCCGGTCGCTCTGAAACCCCTTGCACCAGTGATGGACTAGCACGGGTTTCGGCGGCCCACAGCCGTGAGGCGGCCAAGGCGAAGGAGTCACGGCAACGCTTCGGTGCGGCCATCCAGCGTGAGCTTGCCGATGCGTCGGAACACGCCGGGCACGGGCAGAACTCGGGTGCCGTACCGGCCGGTGCTGCCAAAGGTGCCCTCTTGGAATCGGTCACCTTGTCAGGCAAGGCATTCGACAGTCTCGACGCACTCTCCGAAGCCAAGCAGGTGCCGCTGAACATCTTGGCGGCCGCAGCCGCGGTTGCGGTGGACGCCAGTCTGCGGCAGAGCACCGCGACACTGCTGATTCATGCGGTGGACAACAGATTCGCAGAGCCGGATCTTGACGTTGCGACCTGCCTGGTCAACTCCATCGCGCATCCGGTTCGCTTTCCTGCCTTCGCATCGGTGGGGGACGTCGTGCGCGCCCTTGATCGGGACTACGTCAAGGCATCGAGGCGTCGATGGCTCCGTGAGGAGCAATACCGCCGAATGTACCTGGCAATCAACAGGACATTGCATGTCGAGGCATTGACTTTCAACTTCATCCGCGAGACATGTGCACCCGCACTGCGACCATTCCTTTCCGCTACACCGTCCGTGACGGATATCGGCCCCGTGGAAGGCATGACCGTGTCGTGCCTCGTGGACGAGGACCGCCGTACCCTCACCTTGTCCATCTGGCACCGTGCCGACCTGCCGCGCGGGAGCACGCATCCCTGGGTCGCCGAGCGGATCGCCGCGGCGCTGGCCTCGATGGAAGCCATGTGGCATCGGCCGATCGCGATGACGGTGAACGAATGGTTCGGTATCGGTGTCGACGGTGCGCGCTGTCGAGGTGATGAAGATGCGCCGCCGCCGTGTGCGGTGGCACCCGCCTGGTTCCTCGACGCCGACGGCGCAGTGGAGCAGTTCTTACGGTCACGGCCGCTCGTCAAACCATGGATCGCGCGACTGATCGCCGCAGGCGCGGAGCCGGGCAGCATCGTGGTGTGCGCCGATGACGACACCGATAGGACCGTCGACTTGCTGATCGCGAGTCACCTCGCGGGCTGTGGATACAGCGTGTGTGACAGCATGGAAGAGATTGGTGCGCGCGCTGATTCGATCGCAGAGCACGGTGCCGGTACTGCCGTATACGTGATCGATAGCACCGCCTTGGTCGCAGCTGACCTGGACGGCGCGCTGCTGCGCCTCGTCGACGAACGCATCGATCGGGTGGCTCGAGACGGCGACCTGGCGGCCAGGACGGCGTACATCGTGGCCACTTCGGGATCGACCGGGCAGCCCAAGCTCGTACCCGTCTCCCATGGCGCCCTTGCATTGTTCGCGCGCGCGGCCGGCCGCGCCTACGGCTGGGGGACTCGGGACAGCATTCTGCAATGTGCGCCGTTGACATCGGATATCAGTGTGGAAGAGATCTTCGGGGCTGCGGTCTGCGGATCTCAGCTACTGCGTTCGACCGCCATGAAATCCGGTGACCTGAGGGCGCTTACGAGGGACATCCGGGTGCTCAAGCCGACCTTGATCGACCTGCCGACTGCGGTGTGGCACCTGCTGTGCGAAGACGCCGAGGCCCTGGGCGATATCGGTGCTTCTGAGCTGCGCCAGGTAGTCGTCGGTGGGGAAGCGATCCGTCCGGGTGCTGTCGACACGTGGGTACGGTCCATTGGTTGCGAGAACATCTCACTCGTCTCGACCTACGGACCGACCGAGGCGACGGTTGTCGTCACTCATCTGCCTGTCGTGGGAGAGCAACCAGGGGCTGGGGACCGGCTACGCCGCGTGGGTCAGCCGGTCTTGCCCAACACGGTGTTTATCGCCTTCGGCGAGATCGTCATCGTTGGCGACATCGTTTCGCAGGGCTATCTCGGGGCGCGGAGCGAGAACTTCGGGGTAGTCAGGGCCGCGAGCAGCGCGCCGCGGCGGGCGTTCGCCACTGCCGACCGCGTGGTGTTCGACGAGGACGGTTTCCCCACCTTCGCCGGTCGCCGCGATGCCATCGTGAAGATCTCCGGAAAGAGGGTCGACACCGCCGCCATCATCCGCCGCATTGCCGAGGACCCGGCGATCGTCGATGTCGATGCGGCATTGCACGATGGCGCGTTGGCGGTGTGGTTCCAGGCGCGCAGTGGCCGGGGCGGCAAGGATGTGGCGGCGCGGGTAAGGCGCCTGCTGGTGGGCTTCGGCGTCTCCTCGTTCCTGGTGGTGGATGTGCCAAGCATCCCGCGTAAGCCGAATGGCAAGGTCGATGGTGCCGGACTGCGGGCCATGCCACAGTTCATGGACGCGCTGCCGGACGCGGCCGATACAGAAGAATTAGCAACAGGTCTCGCGCGACTCTGGAGCCGGCACCTCGGCAGGCATATCGGTGCGGGGGCCTCGCTGCTCGCGGAGGGAATCGGCTCACTCGATCTGATCAGAATCCTGCCGGACACGCGCCGGTATCTCGGCCGACAACTCTCTGTGCTGGACCTGATCAGTGCCGACAGCGCCTCCTATCTTGTCGCTGCGGGTGCGGCGGTAGATGAGTTGGCAGCCGTGAACACCGCCACCGATATCGGCGCGGATCTAGAGCGGATGACGAAGACATGTCACGTTCCGACTTCGCGCGCCAGTGATTCACAGCGTGCCACCGATGGTCCTGTCGTCGTGCTGGGTGCGTCGGGGATCGTCGGCACCGGGTTCGCTCGTGCGGCACTCGAGGCGACGGTCGACGACGTCATCTTGGTGACGAGATCGCAAACCCCCGGCCACGGGCCCTGGCCGATGCTCGCGGACGTCGGCGGGGTCAGCGTCCGATGCGTCGGTCCCGGCTTCCGCGCCGATGCCGTCGAGGCGTTGATACGCGAGACCGGAGCTCGCACCCTGGTCAACTGCGTCGGCAACACCAACATGTTGGCGCCCTACCGCGATATTCGAGATGCCAACGTGGAGTGGGTATCCGCGGCTGCGCAGGCGTGCGCTACCCACGGCACCCGGTTGATTCACATGTCGACCTTTGTCGTCAACGCGGATGCCACCGCCGCGTGCGTGACCGACCCGCGTGAAGCCGTCTACCCGTACGCGGCATCCAAGGCACTGGCCGAATTGATCCTTGCGGCATCACCGAATGCCCTCGATTTCACGCTCGTGCGGTTGCCCCGTGTACTGGGCGAGGTCGGTCAATTGGACGAAAGCGCCGATGTTCTGGTTTCCGTGGTAGACGCGTGTATCGCGTTGCGGGCCTTTCCTTCTGTTGCCTTGACCGAGGAGGTCACCACGGCCTTCGCCGCGGCGAGATCGATCCTTCGTATGGAAGGCCAAGGAGCGCTGCTCGGGCGGGGTGTCACCGTGGTGCGCGGTACTCCCGTCGCGTACGCCGAGTTGCTCGGTGGGTTCGGCCTCGACGAGCTCGAGCTGCGTGAATGGAAATACCTGCTGGACAGTAGTGATTGGGCTAAGCGGAATCCGCGGAGATGGTCGGTGATCGATGCATGGGCCGGTCTCGGGATGAGGCTCGGGGCGCGCACCTATGTGGACTATCTCGCGGGGTACCGGACCATCTCGCTTGGTGCGGTGCCCGTAACGGAGATCTCGGCGGTGCCGGGACCGATCCCAGATCTGCTGATGCAGGGATGTTCACGATGA
- a CDS encoding FcoT family thioesterase, with protein MSPVAATLSVQTGLPSAGMAPMSEALLARVLEPYSYKGCRYLNDAEYGITSDAVHAHGNFAINESAYIRSTGHFNAVELVLCFNQLAYCAFAQGVANDDIWAFRGWSLDDYCQNQLANMLIKSTSSRFRRLVNAQQFSARLQARDFHIVDRSWRYLQFHSTIEFWDQDGGSATGEFDIAVLNIP; from the coding sequence ATGAGCCCGGTCGCGGCGACGCTGTCTGTACAGACCGGGCTGCCGTCCGCGGGTATGGCTCCGATGTCCGAGGCTCTACTCGCCAGAGTGCTCGAACCTTACTCCTACAAGGGCTGCCGCTATCTCAACGATGCGGAGTATGGAATCACCTCCGACGCGGTACACGCGCACGGCAACTTCGCGATCAACGAGTCCGCCTACATCCGGAGTACGGGGCACTTCAACGCCGTGGAGTTGGTGCTGTGCTTCAACCAGCTGGCGTATTGCGCCTTCGCGCAAGGTGTTGCGAACGACGACATCTGGGCATTCCGGGGCTGGTCGCTCGACGACTATTGCCAGAACCAGCTTGCCAACATGCTGATCAAGAGCACATCGTCACGGTTCCGGCGACTGGTGAACGCACAACAGTTCTCCGCGCGCCTGCAGGCCCGTGATTTCCACATCGTCGACCGCTCGTGGCGCTATCTCCAGTTCCACAGCACCATCGAATTCTGGGATCAGGATGGAGGATCCGCGACCGGCGAGTTCGACATCGCGGTCCTGAATATCCCGTGA
- a CDS encoding PPE family protein yields the protein MTAPIWMAEPPEVHSALLSAGPGPGALLAAAVQWQEIGYNYALTAVELTQVLAAVQASSWQGPSASEYVAAHGPYLAWLEQAAVESGVIATQHETTAAAYGTALATMPTLAELAANHVTHGVLVGTNFFGINTIPIALNEADYVRMWVQAAATMTAYQATVESMTSAIPQTQQAPPILGPGGEARSDQSDIPGSPDQITKMLQGFQEWFEKMGFNPATSAVLAVIMLFLYDLLWYPYYASYLLPFLIPALSGLSGLAALIHLRPVAAPVPEQATAPSADRPVPRAVHRPEASLVAAAAPTLSTAPSGASSAATPTSSATAPVTSATPASTPGISYAIPGLVPPGVSFGPKGAAKSSEAAAVTAAATAVAGVAAAARSRRRRRSKSTARIGGKRYEYLEETGGMGAAAGEPTVIAGADRIATSRGVGALGFAGTAPAAADTPTVTAIRLSSEDTRQVMPMLPSTWEAGEADQS from the coding sequence GTGACGGCACCGATATGGATGGCGGAGCCTCCGGAGGTGCATTCTGCGTTGTTGAGCGCGGGGCCCGGGCCGGGTGCGTTGCTGGCCGCCGCAGTGCAGTGGCAAGAGATCGGATACAACTACGCACTGACGGCGGTGGAGCTGACACAGGTGCTGGCCGCGGTGCAGGCAAGCAGTTGGCAAGGGCCCAGCGCCTCCGAGTATGTGGCCGCCCACGGGCCGTACTTGGCCTGGCTCGAACAGGCCGCGGTGGAGAGTGGTGTCATTGCCACCCAACATGAAACAACAGCGGCCGCCTACGGTACCGCGCTCGCGACCATGCCGACCCTCGCGGAGTTGGCCGCCAACCACGTCACGCATGGCGTCCTGGTCGGCACGAACTTCTTCGGGATCAACACGATCCCCATCGCGCTCAACGAGGCCGACTACGTCCGCATGTGGGTACAGGCGGCGGCCACCATGACCGCGTATCAGGCCACCGTCGAGTCCATGACGTCGGCGATACCGCAGACCCAGCAGGCGCCGCCGATCCTCGGGCCCGGCGGTGAGGCCCGCAGTGATCAATCGGACATCCCGGGATCGCCTGACCAGATCACGAAGATGCTGCAGGGCTTTCAAGAGTGGTTCGAGAAAATGGGCTTCAACCCGGCGACCTCGGCGGTGCTCGCGGTGATCATGCTGTTCCTCTACGACCTGCTCTGGTACCCGTACTACGCCTCCTATCTGCTGCCGTTTCTCATTCCTGCGCTCAGCGGTCTGAGCGGCTTGGCGGCGCTGATACACCTTCGGCCCGTCGCCGCACCTGTTCCCGAGCAGGCGACGGCACCGTCCGCAGATCGACCTGTGCCGCGGGCAGTGCACCGGCCGGAGGCAAGTCTGGTGGCTGCCGCCGCGCCAACCCTGTCCACGGCGCCGTCGGGAGCCTCGTCGGCGGCCACGCCCACGTCCAGTGCGACCGCACCGGTCACATCCGCCACCCCCGCATCTACTCCCGGAATCAGCTACGCAATACCGGGTTTGGTTCCGCCTGGGGTGAGCTTTGGACCCAAGGGCGCCGCGAAATCGTCGGAGGCCGCTGCCGTCACCGCCGCCGCGACCGCGGTGGCCGGTGTCGCGGCAGCGGCACGGTCACGGCGGAGGCGGCGCAGCAAGAGCACGGCTCGTATCGGGGGTAAGCGCTACGAATACCTGGAAGAAACAGGCGGTATGGGCGCAGCTGCCGGGGAGCCCACTGTGATCGCGGGCGCGGACCGTATTGCCACAAGCCGGGGTGTTGGTGCGCTGGGTTTCGCGGGCACTGCCCCCGCCGCGGCGGACACACCCACGGTCACGGCGATCAGACTCTCGTCCGAGGACACTCGGCAGGTCATGCCCATGCTGCCCAGCACCTGGGAGGCCGGCGAAGCCGACCAGTCGTAA
- a CDS encoding AMP-binding protein has protein sequence MSQSPPPTVLERVLEQARLRPGAIALRRSDGSDSLTYGELAVAVGELAATLHADSVTRGSRVVVLSDNGPQTYLSVLACAQLGAIAVMVDNALPTAAVARFREITEPVATLPAEGDRGVATRRETAGFTAQAEAGADDALAMVFTSGTTGEPKAVLLPHRTFFAIPDILCTGGLSWIDWVAGETTYSPLPATHIGGLWWILNGLMHGASCVTGGEGGASLRELLVDNEVATACLVPTLMTRLVSELKRSGTDVPSLRLIAYGGSRAVPADVRFIEATGVRTAQVYGLSETGCTALCLPSDGESIARIEEGAVGRPYPGVQTFLSGEGCGGPTEGGTSASYGTLWIKSPANMLGYWRNPERTREVLVDGWVNTGDLVERRDDGFFYIRGRSSEMIISGGVNVVPDEVDRIAENIAGVHEAACFEVPDEEFGALVGLAVVPTAPLDGLGAAELKQRIAARYRHESEAMARPSTIVLVEDIPRTASGKVMRSSLTASLNEAAAHA, from the coding sequence ATGTCTCAGTCACCGCCGCCCACCGTGCTGGAACGGGTGCTCGAACAGGCCCGCCTTCGGCCGGGAGCAATTGCATTGCGCCGCAGTGACGGTAGCGACTCCCTCACCTACGGTGAGCTCGCCGTTGCTGTCGGCGAGCTGGCGGCGACGCTTCACGCCGATTCGGTGACGCGCGGTTCCCGTGTCGTGGTCCTCTCGGATAACGGGCCGCAGACCTATCTTTCGGTATTGGCATGCGCTCAGCTCGGAGCCATCGCGGTGATGGTCGACAACGCTCTGCCCACGGCGGCCGTAGCGCGGTTCCGTGAGATAACCGAACCGGTTGCGACCCTGCCCGCCGAGGGGGATCGAGGCGTCGCCACCCGCCGCGAAACAGCCGGATTCACAGCACAAGCCGAGGCCGGAGCAGACGACGCGCTCGCCATGGTCTTCACCAGTGGTACTACCGGCGAGCCGAAGGCCGTGCTGCTTCCCCATCGCACGTTCTTCGCCATTCCAGACATCTTGTGCACAGGGGGATTGAGCTGGATCGACTGGGTAGCCGGAGAGACCACCTACTCGCCGTTACCGGCCACGCACATCGGCGGCTTGTGGTGGATCCTCAACGGACTGATGCATGGCGCGTCGTGCGTGACCGGTGGCGAGGGCGGAGCCTCGTTGCGGGAGCTTTTGGTCGACAACGAGGTGGCGACCGCGTGCCTGGTGCCCACCCTGATGACCAGACTGGTGTCAGAGCTCAAGCGCTCCGGTACCGACGTGCCGTCGTTACGGTTGATCGCCTACGGCGGTTCCCGCGCGGTCCCCGCTGACGTGCGGTTCATCGAAGCGACGGGGGTACGCACGGCTCAGGTTTACGGACTGAGTGAAACAGGCTGTACCGCATTGTGTCTGCCGTCCGATGGCGAGTCGATCGCCAGGATCGAAGAAGGTGCCGTCGGGCGTCCGTATCCAGGCGTGCAGACGTTTCTTTCCGGTGAAGGGTGTGGCGGGCCGACTGAAGGAGGCACGTCCGCTTCGTACGGCACATTGTGGATCAAGTCTCCCGCCAACATGCTGGGGTACTGGCGAAACCCCGAGCGCACCCGCGAGGTGTTGGTCGATGGATGGGTCAACACCGGTGATCTGGTGGAGCGCCGTGACGACGGCTTCTTCTATATCAGGGGCCGATCCTCGGAGATGATCATCTCCGGTGGCGTCAACGTGGTGCCCGACGAGGTTGATCGCATCGCCGAAAACATTGCGGGCGTGCATGAAGCGGCCTGCTTCGAGGTGCCGGACGAGGAGTTCGGGGCGCTGGTCGGACTGGCTGTGGTGCCCACCGCCCCGCTTGACGGGTTGGGTGCGGCCGAGCTCAAGCAGCGGATCGCCGCCAGATATCGACATGAATCGGAGGCCATGGCCAGGCCCTCGACCATTGTCCTGGTCGAGGACATTCCGAGGACGGCGTCCGGCAAGGTGATGCGTTCGTCGTTGACTGCCTCCTTGAATGAGGCAGCGGCACATGCCTGA
- a CDS encoding type VII secretion system protein EsxS translates to MSLLDAHIPALVAAEGTFGAKTALMRSTISQAESAALSAQAFHVGESSVAFQAAHARFVEVAAKVNALLDIAQVNLGDAAATYVAEDAAAASRYVGV, encoded by the coding sequence ATGAGTTTGCTTGATGCGCATATTCCGGCGTTGGTGGCCGCTGAGGGCACCTTTGGTGCTAAGACGGCGTTGATGCGTTCGACGATTTCGCAGGCGGAGTCGGCGGCGTTGTCGGCGCAGGCGTTCCATGTGGGTGAGTCTTCGGTGGCTTTTCAGGCCGCGCATGCCCGGTTTGTGGAGGTGGCCGCCAAGGTCAACGCATTGTTGGATATCGCCCAGGTCAACCTTGGTGATGCCGCGGCGACGTATGTCGCTGAGGATGCCGCCGCCGCCAGTCGTTACGTCGGCGTCTAG
- a CDS encoding PE family protein has protein sequence MSLNVVPEGLTAASAAVEALTARLAAVHAAAAPVIGAVVPPAADPVSIQSAALFSAHGVERNGAAAGAVHELGRAGVGITEAAASYTVGDMHAAARYMPGFG, from the coding sequence ATGAGTCTCAATGTCGTTCCGGAAGGGTTGACCGCCGCCAGTGCCGCGGTGGAGGCCCTGACCGCACGGCTCGCCGCGGTGCACGCAGCCGCCGCACCGGTGATCGGTGCGGTGGTGCCGCCGGCCGCTGACCCGGTGTCGATTCAGAGCGCGGCGCTCTTCAGTGCTCACGGAGTCGAGCGCAATGGTGCCGCGGCCGGCGCCGTCCACGAACTGGGGCGGGCCGGTGTGGGGATCACCGAGGCCGCGGCCAGTTACACCGTCGGCGATATGCACGCCGCCGCAAGGTATATGCCGGGATTCGGATAG